Genomic window (Streptomyces yatensis):
GGGCGGCCGTCGGTTCCTGGGGCGCCGAGCCCGGACATGGCAAGGACCCCCAGCCCGCCGGGATGCCCGCTCGTGCCTATGTCGGCGCGGTCGAGAGCGACCAGGTCAAGGCGGCCGCGGCCGCGGCCCAGGAGGACGGGAAGTCCGGTTCGAAGGCCGCCCGCGAGGTGGTCAGCCGCAGCGGAGACCGGTGGGGCGCGGTCTACAGCGCCCGTGAGTACGAGGGCTTCCGCCAGAAGCTCGACGGTGCGTACGTCGGCGTCGGGATCTCCGCCCACCGGGACGCCCAGGGGCGGATCGCGGTCGAGCGCGTCGAGCCCGGCAGCCCCGCCCAGAAGGCCGGGATCCGGGCCGGCGACCGGCTGCGCACGGTCGACGGCGAGAACGTGACCGGGCGGCCGGTCACCGAGGTCGTGGCCCTGCTGCGCGGCCCCGCCGACGGCTCCCCGGGCACCCGGGTGGAGCTCGGGCTGGGGCGCGGCGGACACAAGTGGACGCAAGAGCTCCGCCGGGCCCGGCTGACCACGGACCCGGTGACCGTCGACCGGCTCAGCGGCTACGACGCCCATAGACCCGGCGCCGTCCGGATCAAGGTCGACTCGTTCACCAAGGGCACCGGCGAGCGGATCCGGCGGGCGGTGCGCGCCACCCCCCGGGGCGACGGCATCCTGCTCGATCTGCGAGGCAACTCCGGCGGGCTGGTCTCCGAGGCCGTCACCGCCGCCTCCTCGCTCCTCGACGGTGGCCTCGTCGCCACCTATGACGTCCGTGGTGACCAGCGAGTTCTCGACGCGCGGCCGGGCGGCGACACCGACAGCCCGCTGGTGGTGCTGGTCGACGGCGGCACCATGAGCGCCGCCGAGCTGCTCACCGGCGCGCTGCAGGACCGCGGCCGCGCCGTGGTCGTGGGTTCCCGCACCTTCGGCAAGGGCTCGGTGCAGATGCCGAGCGAACTGCCCGACGGCTCGGTCGCCGAGCTCACCGTGGGCCACTACCGGACCCCGGCCGGGCGGAACGTCGACGGCGAGGGCATCGACCCCGACCTGGCGGTCAAGGGCGACGACGGCCCGTCGGCCGAGGCGCGGGCGCGCACGGTATTGAGTGGCCTCGGGGGCGGGTCCTAGTGCGAGAATGGCCTGGCTATGGCTAAAGAGACGGGTCGCAAGCTGATCGCGCAGAACAAGAAGGCGCGGCACGACTATCACATCCTGGATACGTACGAGTGCGGTCTGGTGCTGACCGGGACCGAGGTGAAGTCGCTGCGCCAGGGGCGCGCCTCGCTCGTGGACGGCTTCGCCCAGCTCGACGGCGGCGAGGCATGGCTGCACAACGTGCACATCCCCGAGTACAGCCAGGGGACGTGGACCAACCACTCGGCGCGCCGCCGGCGGAAGCTGCTGCTGCACCGGGCGGAGATCGACAAGCTGATCGGCAAGACGCAGGAGACCGGGCACACCTTGGTGCCGCTGGCCCTGTACTTCAAGGACGGCCGGGCCAAGGTCGAGATCGCGCTGGCGAAGGGTAAGAAGGAGTACGACAAGCGCCAGACGCTGCGCGAGCGGCAGGACCGCCGGGAGTCCGAGCGGGCGATGTCCGCGGCGCGGCGGCGGCAGCGGGCCTGACCGCCCAGGGGGCCTGCTCTGCCCAGCGGGCCCGCTCTGCCCAGCGGGCCTGGTCAGGGCAGTGGGCCTGACCGGCCGGGCACGCGCCCCCCGGGGGACGGGAATGATGTGGCCCCGTCGCGCGTTGTTCACCTATGATGGCGCTGTGCCCCTCCGAGGGCGCGGCACCACCTTTGAGCAGTATCCAATTCAATAGCGAGCCACATGGGGATGATCGGTTTCGACAGCGGCTGTCGAAGCAGGAGAAGCGAGCCGAGGAAGCGGCAATGATCTCGTTAACCATATGTCGCAACCAATAATCGCCAACACCAAGCGCGATTCCTTCGCCCTCGCTGCCTAAGTAGCGACTTGCGAAGTGTCAGCCCGGGGCTGTTCCCGACCCGGATCCTGGCATCAGCTAGGGAACTAAACCACTAAGCCCGGTCACGGGGCGTAGTGGGAAATCAAACAGTGACTGAGCCCGTCGGAGACTTGTCCGCGTGATCTCCGGGGCCGAGAAAAGCACAGCGGACTGCGCTCGGAGAAGTCCTGATTCCACACCGGTGGACGCGGGTTCGATTCCCGCCATCTCCACTCATCCCATGTACGACGAGGGCCCCGCCATCCGGCGGGGCCCTCGTCGTGTTCCGGTGCTCATCGCCGCTCGGCCGGGTCCGGCGAGCGAGCGGCTTCCGAGAACAGGCTGATGACCCCGGCGGGGGCGTTGGCGCCGAAGACGAAGTCGATGGTGCGGTGGGCGGCGGCGGCCGCCTTCCGGCTCCGGGGGAACATTCCGCTCTCGTAGTCGGCGAGGGCCTGCTCGGTGTCGTCGGGGTGGGCGGCGATCGCCGTACCGAGTTCGGCGCCGTCGAGCATCGCGAGATTGGCTCCGTCTCCTCCGGGGACGGTCGCGTGCGCCGCGTCGCCGAGGAGGGTGACGCCGGGGACCCGGTCCCAGCGGTGGTCGTCCGGCAGCTCGTAGATGCTGCGCAGGACGGGTGCGGACGCGCCGTCGGTGATCAAGGCCAGCAGTTCCGGTGCCCAGCCGTCGAACTCGGCCGCCACCCGTGCCTTCGCCGCCGGGGCGTCGGTGAAGTCGATCGCGTCGAACCACTCCACAGGACGGTGCAGCACGACGTAGGTGTGGATGACGTCACCGGCTTCCCGGTGGGCGAGGAATCCCCTGCCCGGGACCAGGGCGTACAGGGCGCCGTTCCCGACGAGGCCCGCCACGCGCGGGTGGGCCGTGTCGACGTCGTGCAGGTAGGTGTCGACGTAGCTCATGCCCGAGTACACCGGCCGTGCGTCCGACAGCAGCGCCCGGACCCTGGACCAGACCCCGTCGGCGCCCACGAGGACGTCGGACACGGCCGACGAACCATCCGCGAACGACACCTGGTGCCGTCCGTCCCCGACGGGGGTCGCCGAGACGAGCTTCTTGTCCCATCGCACCGTGCCGGGCGGCAGTGCTTCGAGCAGGATCCGGCGGATGTCGCCGCGCAGGGTTTCCGGCCGTGCCAGGGAGCCGTCGTCCGGCCGGTCGACGACCACGCGTCCCCGCTCGTCGACGACGCGTCGTGCCCCGCCGCCCCGGTGGATGATCGAGCGGTACTCCTCGGTGAGCCCGGCCATCTCCAGGGCGAGCTGGCCGTCCTCTTCGTGGAGGTCGAGCTGTCCTCCCTGGGTGCGGACGCCCGCGGACTTCTCGGCCTCGTAGACGGTGGCGGGGATGTGGTGGAGATGCAGGATCCGGGCGAGCGTGAGTCCGCCGAGGCCGGCGCCGATGATCGAGACCGAGGGCGTCATGGGAAGTCCTTTCGCGATGGGCTGCCTCTCACCCTATGACGAACATTGTTCTGACGCCGATCATTGTTCGTCAACGAGTAGAGTGGCGCCGTGGCAGGACGACGGGCAGCACGTGACGCAATCTCCCGGGACCAGTGGGCGGCGCTGATCTCGGCCCAGAACGGCGCCTCGGAAACCGGGGCGCGCCGGGCCGCCGGCCGGGAGAAGACCCCCATCACGGTGGAGCGCATCATCGACGCCGCTCTCCAGGCCGTCGAGGAGGGTGGCTTCGAGGACCTGACGATGCGCATGGTCGCGACGAGGCTCGGGACCGGCCCCGCCTCGTTGTACGCGCATGTGCGTAACCGGGCGGAACTCGGCGACCTGCTCATCGGCAGGCTCTGCTCCCAGGTCGCGCTCCCCGCACCGGACCCCGCGTGCTGGCGGGACCAGTTCATGGACGTATGCGCACAGCTGCGCGATCAGTTTCTGCGCTACCCCGGTATCGCGCAGGCCGCCCTCGCCGTGGTGCCCGCCGATCTGGCGACCCTGCGGGTCGGCGAGGGGATGCTCGCGATCCTGCTCGCCAGTGGCGCGCCCGCCCGCCAGGCGGCCTGGACCAGTGACGCGGCCTTCCTCTACATCACGGGCTACTGCCTGGAGGCATCCGCGGCCCGGCGGCAGAGCGAGGACGTCGACGGCCGGGTGATCGACCGCGCCGAGATCGAGGAGCGGCTCCGCATGCTGCCGCCCGACCTGTTCCCCCATACCGTCGCCCATGCGCGGGAGCTCACCTCGGGCACCGGACACGACCGGTTCACCTTCACCCTCACCCTGCTGCTGCAGGGGCTGGTTCCGTCACGGCTGTGAACAGCCTCAGCACGCCAAACGCTTCACCGCCCGCCCTGACCGCCCGCCCATCCGCCGTCCGCGCCCAAGGGTGGGGTTCCTCCTCCAAATCGGCCCTCAGCTCAGGTGAGGCGGTGTTCCCAGCGCAACGCGGGGCTGTCGCCGATCCAGTACCTATGGGAGCGGGGGGTGATGCGGAGCCGCATCGCACTGATGTCGGGGCGTCCGGCGTCCTGCCAGGCGATGAGCGCCCGCTGGATGTCGTCCCACAGTGCCACCGGTCCGCCTTGCCGGACGGTCCAGCCGGAGCCGTTCCCAGCGAACGTGGCGAAGGATTCACGGTCGGCGTCGAAGACGTAGAGCTGTCGGCGGCCATCGCTCCCGGTGGCGCGTACGAGCTGGGCGCCGGGTGCGGCGAGCTGGGCGAGGAGGGCGGGCATCCACTCTTCCAGCAGCGCCGGCGGCACTTTCGCCGCACGCTCGCTGTCGGCGTAGGCGGTGCGCGCCGACAGGTCCCGCGGCGAGCGGTACCACGACCTGGGAGCGGGCCTGCATGAACGACGACTCCCCGATGATCCGCCCCTCGGCTGTGCCGTCCTCGTTCACGGTGACCTTGGCGAGGCCGGTGCCGTACGCCCAGGAGCGTGGTGCGGTGACGTCGGCCGTCGGCGGTCAGCCGATGTCCAGGACCGCCTTGCCGTGGAGGCGGCGGTCCAGGAGTGCGGTGACGGCCTCCTCGGCCCGGTCCCAGCCGCCGCGCCAGGTGATCTGGGGGTCGAGGTCGCCCGCCGCGACGCGCTCCGCGAGCCAGCCGAGGTCCGGGCCGATGGCGGCGCCGTCCAGCAGGTAGAAGGTGACGATCGAGCGGTCGTGGCGGCCTTCGTTGCCGTAGAGGGCGCCGAACGGGAAGGTCTCGGGCTGGCCCGTGACATGGCCGACGGAGACCAGGGTGCCGTGCGCGGCGAGCTTGTCGTACGCCGCCACCAGCTGCGGTCCGCCGACGTTGTCGACCACTCCGTGCAGCGGCTCGTCGATCTCGGCCGGGTCCCTGACCACCTGGTGGGCGCCCAGTGTCCGCAGGCCGTCGCCGTGGGCGGCCGGGTCGCCGGTGGAGGCGATGACATGGGCGCCGCCGAGCCGGGCGAGCTGGACGGCGTAGCGGCCGACGCCGCCGGTGGCGCCCGTGACCAGGATGCGCCGGCCGAGGGTGTCGCCGATCCGGCGCAGGGCGCGCAGGGCGCTGGCGCCCGCGACCGGGATGGTGCTGATCGCGCCGGGGTCGGCGCCGGTGGGCGGGACGCCGAGCATCGCGGTGTCCACCGCGCGCAGCTCCGCCCAGCCGCCGTCCGCGCCCAGGGTGACGACGGGGGTTCCGGCGGCCGGTCCGGAGCCGTCGGCGGCCGCGCGCTCGACCACCCCGGCGGCGTCCCAGCCCAGCACGGTGCCCTCGGGGGCCTCGGTGCGGTGGGCGACCTCGCCGTAGTTGAGGGAGGTGGCGGTCACCCGTACCAGCGCCTGGTGCGGGGCGGGTTCGGGGTCGGCGGCCTCGCCGAGGCGGAGGCCGGAGGGGGCGGAGTGGTCAACGAGCAGGGCACGCATGGTGGTTCGCCTTTCGGTGAAGGGTGACGATCACAGTTATGCCACTGAGTGGCAAAAGCGCGCAAGTGGCACCGTCGTTGACGGTTACACTTTTCGCCGTGACTGCCGCTCCTCACTCCTCACTGCGCGAACGCAAGAAGCGGCGCACCCGCCAGGCCCTGATAGACACCGCGCTGGAGCTGTTCACCCGGCGCGGCTTCGGCGGGGTGACGCTGGATGAGCTGTGCGAGGAGGTGGAGGTCTCCAAGCGCACCTTCTTCCGCACCTTCACCAGCAAGGAAGATGTCGCGATGGCCCCCGACCAGGACCTGTGGCGGGCCTTCCTGGAGGAGCTGGAGACCGCGGACCCGGGCACGCTGCCCGTGGTGGAGCTGGGGCGGGACGCGCTGCTGGCCGCGCTGGAGCGGATGGACGACGAGGGCTGGGCCCGGCGGATGCTGCTCAGCCGGCGGCTGGCCGAGCGGACCCCCTCGATGGGCGCCCACGGTCTGCAGTTCTGCGAGGCCACCACGCAGCAGGCGCTGGAGATCCTGCACCGCAGGTTCGGCCTCGGAGGGCCGGGCGATCTGCGGCCGCGGCTGGCCGTGGACATGCTGATCGCCGCGTTCCACGGGGCGCTGGCGAGTTGGGTGGCACAGGCCGAAGAGGCGACTGACGCGGTACGTGACGAGCCGCCCACCACGGAGGAGCTGGCCGCCCGCCTCCGCGAGGCCGTCGCCGCCCTCCCCGGCAGCCTCGCGCTGCCCACCACGCCCGGCGGGGACGGCGGTTGATGTTCGGGCCTGGCCGCCCGTGTACGGCCCCTGCGGCTTCGCGTCGCCTCGGGCGGCCTGCCGCCGTGCGCGGTTGATGAGTGACGCCCCACGTCGGCCTGCCCTTGGGGCCCGCGCCCTCTGCGCCGGCGACGGCTGACGGCAGCCGGACCAGGCCGCCCGTGGCCGGCCCAAGTGGCCCGCCCACGGCGGTGCCCCCGCCTTCCGCCCCGCGGGCCACGGTCACATGAAGGCGATCAGCAGGCCGAGGCCGAGGAACAGCGAGCCCATCAGGATCATGCCCAGCGCCGGGCCCACCAACTGGCGCCGCATGTCCACCCGCGCCTTGTGCGAGCTGCCCGGGAGGTACACCACGCCCACTCTCCGGCCGGTCGCCAGCCCCATCCCGACGCCCTGGATCGCGGTCTTGAACTCCACCACATAGCCCTGGTGGTCGTGGAACCGGATGACCGGCGTCTGGATCGTGCTGTCGTCCCTGCGGCTCACGACGTTGGCGACCACCAGCCCCTCCGTACGGAGCCCCTCGCGACGCAGCCGTCGCACCAGCCGGACGTCGCGGACGGCGCAGGCGTAGGTGAGCAGGCCGACCGCGATACACAGCAGATCGGCTCCGGGCACGGCCATCGCTGAACCGCCTCTCGTCGTGTTCGGAGTGTTCGGAGTGTTCAAAGCGTTCGGAGTGTTCGCATCCCTGTGTTCGCGTCCCCTGCCTACCACAGGAGACGCGTCGATCCGGAGCTTCGGTTGCCGCCCGCGCGCTCTGTCGCGAAATGACGGCGTGCGGGATCCTCCCGTGACATGAGCAGACCCATGAAGCGTCGTGTGAGCGGCTGGATCTGGCCCCTCGTCATCGGACTCGCCTGCACCCTCACCTGGAGCTCGCCCGCCGGTGCGGACACCTCCCGCGCCGGGATCGGCGACGCCCTCGACACCATCCTCGCCGACCCCCTGCTGAAGGGCGGCGCGGCCGGGGTGGTGGTCGCCGACGCCGACTCCGGCGCCGCCCTCTACCGGCACCGGGCCGACGACCGGCTGATGCCCGCCTCCAACACCAAGCTGTTCACCTCGGCCGCCGCCATGGGGCTGCTCGGCCCCGACCACCGCTTCGGCACCGATGTGCTGACCGACGGCAGCCGCCACGGCCGTACGCTCCGGGGCGATCTGTATCTGCGCGGCACCGGCGATCCCACGATGCTGGCCGGGGACTACGACCGCCTGGCCAAGAGCGTCGCCGACGCGGGCTTCACCAAGGTCACCGGGCGGCTGATCGCCGATGACACCCGCTTCGACGCGCAGCGGGTGGGCCGCTCCTGGGCGGCCGACGACGAGTCCTCGTACTACGCGGCGCAGATCTCCGCGCTGACGCTCGCCCCGGACACCGACTACGACGCGGGCAGCGTCATCGTGGAGGTGGCCCCGGGCGCGGCCGCCGGCGACCGGCCGAAGGTCACCGTCACGCCGCCGAACTCCTACGTACGGATCGACAACCGCGCGACCACCGGAAACGGCGGCCTCACCGTCGAGCGCGGGCACGGCTCCAACACCATCACCGTCAGCGGCGCGATTCCGGCCGGGGCGGCGACCGCCAAGGAGTGGGTCAGCGTCTGGGAGCCCACCGGCTACGCCGCCTCGGTCTTCGCCGACGCCCTCGACCGGCACGGCGTCCGCGTGGCCGGGCCCACCCGCGTGGGCCGGGCCGCTCCGGCGGACGCCCGGACGCTCGCCGAGCACCGCTCCATGCCGCTCAAGGAGCTGCTGATCCCCTTCATGAAGCTGTCCAACAACATCCACGCCGAGGCGCTCACCAAGGCCATCGGCTATGCGACGGCCGGTCGCGGCACCTGGGACGCGGGGCTCTCCGCCATCGCCGACTGGCTGAAGAAGCAGGGCGTGGACACCGGCGCGGTGCGCCAGGTCGACGGCTCGGGGCTGTCCCGGATGGACAACATCGCGGCCGGGCGCCTCACCGAACTGCTGCTGTCGGTGCGCGACGAGCCCTGGTACGCCGACTGGTACGCCTCGCTGCCGGTGGCCTGCGCCCCGGACCGGTTCGTCGGAGGCACGCTGCGGACGCGGATGTGCGCCACCCCGGCGGCCGGCAACGCACGCGGCAAGACCGGCTCCCTGACCGGCGCCTCCGCGCTCTCCGGCTATGTCACCGACGCGGACGGCAGGGAGCTGGTCTACAGCGTCGTCCTCAACAACTACCTCGCGGATTCGGTGAAGAGTCTGGAGGACGCGATCGTGGTGACGCTCGCGAAGTCCGGAGCGGGCCATGCGGAGGCGGTGCGGCCCCGTGCCGTACGGGGCGCCACGGCCGACGCCGGACCCACGGCCGACGCCGGACTCGAATGCGCCTGGGCCAAGCCCCGGCGCTGCTGAGCGCTCCGCGGGAGGTGTCGCGAGGTGCGGTCGTTCCTCCGCGGCTGTGTCGTGGCCGGCCACGCGGCGGAGCCGCATATCGACACAGCCGCGGCGGAGCCGCACATCGTCAGAGCGACAGCGTCAGCGCCGCCGTTCCCGCCGCCGCCTCGGCCGACGGGCCGCCGGCCACCTCCAGCCGCCAGGGCGCCGAGGTGCCGGTGGCCTCGGCGCGCAGCTCCGCCCCGTCCCGGACGACGGTGAAGGTGGCGGCCGTCGTGCCGTCCGGCCGCGGCACCCGCACCGTGACCGGGCGGCCCGCCGCCGGTTCGTACACCCGCAGGGTGATCCCGTCCGCCCAGTCGGCGTCGGGGCGGTCGTCGGCCGCCCCGAACGGGATCACCGCTCCGGGCCGGGCCAGCAGCGGGACGCTGAGGAAGCCGTGGGTCTCGCGCACCCAGCGCGGGCCGTGCACCGTCCGCCCGCTGGACACATGTGTCCAGACGCCGTCGGGCACGTAGTAGCTCACCTCGCCCTCGTCGTCGAAGACCGGGGCGACCAGCAGCTCCCCGCCGAGCATGTACTGCCGCTCCAGACCCGCGCATCCCGGGTCGTCGGGGAACTCCAGGACCATGGCGCGCATCACCGGGACGCCCTCGGTGTGCGCCTGCCGCGCCGCCTCGTACAGATACGGCATCAGCCGCAGCTTCAGCCGGGTGAAGTGGCGCAGCACCTCGACCGACTCCTCGTCGAAGTGCCACGGCACCCGGTAGGAGGACGAGCCGTGCAGTCTGCTGTGCGAGGACAGCAGCCCGAAGGCGATCCACCGCTTGAACAGGGCCGGGTCCGGGGTGCCCTCGAAGCCGCCGATGTCATGGCTCCAGAAGCCGAAGCCGGAAAGACCCAGCGAGAGCCCGCCGCGCAGCGATTCGGCCATCGCCTCGTAGGTGGACTCGCAGTCGCCGCCCCAGTGCACCGGGAACCGCTGGCCGCCCGCCGTGGCCGAGCGCGCGAAGACCACCGCCTCGCGCTCACCGCGCCGCTCGCGCAGCGCCTCGTGGACGGTGCGGTTGTAGAGGTGGGTGTAGTAGTTGTGCATCCGCTCGGGGTCGGAGCCGTCCGCGTACACCACATCCAACGGCACCCGCTCGCCGAAGTCGGTCTTGAAGCAGTCCACGCCCATGTCCAGCAGCGCGGTCAGCTTGGCCGCGTACCAGGCGCGGGCGTCGGGGCTGGTGAAGTCCACCAGCGCCATGCCCGGCTGCCACAGGTCCCACTGCCACACCGAGCCGTCCGGCCGCTTGAGCAGATGGCCGGCCGCCTTGCCCTCGGCGAAGAGCGGGGAGCGCTGGCCGATGTACGGATTGATCCAGACGCAGATGCGCAGGTCCCGTTCGCGCAGCCGGCGCAGCATGCCCTCCGGGTCGGGGAAGACCCGCGGATCCCAGGTGAAGTCGCACCACTGGTACTCGCGCATCCAGAAGCAGTCGAAGTGGAAGACGGACAGCGGCAGTCCGCGCTCGGCCATGCCGTCGACGAAGCCGGTGACCGTCTCCTCGTCGTAGGAGGTGGTGAAGGAGGTGGACAGCCACAGCCCGAAGGACCAGGCGGGCGGCAGCGCGGGGCGGCCGGTGAGTGCGGTGTAGCGGCGCAGGATCTCCTTGGGGGTGGGGCCGTGGATGACGTAGTACGTGAGCTCCTGGTCCCGGGCGCTGAACTGGATCCGGGAGACCGCCTCCGAGCCGACCTCGAAGGAGACCCGCCCGGGGTGGTCGACGAAGACGCCGTAGCCCGCGTCGGTGAGGAAGAACGGGACGTTCTTGTACGCCTGTTCGGTGGCGGTGCCGCCGTCGGCGTTCCAGATGTCGGTGGCCTGGCCGTTCCGCACCAGCGGG
Coding sequences:
- the smpB gene encoding SsrA-binding protein SmpB, which encodes MAKETGRKLIAQNKKARHDYHILDTYECGLVLTGTEVKSLRQGRASLVDGFAQLDGGEAWLHNVHIPEYSQGTWTNHSARRRRKLLLHRAEIDKLIGKTQETGHTLVPLALYFKDGRAKVEIALAKGKKEYDKRQTLRERQDRRESERAMSAARRRQRA
- a CDS encoding TetR/AcrR family transcriptional regulator; this encodes MTAAPHSSLRERKKRRTRQALIDTALELFTRRGFGGVTLDELCEEVEVSKRTFFRTFTSKEDVAMAPDQDLWRAFLEELETADPGTLPVVELGRDALLAALERMDDEGWARRMLLSRRLAERTPSMGAHGLQFCEATTQQALEILHRRFGLGGPGDLRPRLAVDMLIAAFHGALASWVAQAEEATDAVRDEPPTTEELAARLREAVAALPGSLALPTTPGGDGG
- a CDS encoding TetR/AcrR family transcriptional regulator; its protein translation is MAGRRAARDAISRDQWAALISAQNGASETGARRAAGREKTPITVERIIDAALQAVEEGGFEDLTMRMVATRLGTGPASLYAHVRNRAELGDLLIGRLCSQVALPAPDPACWRDQFMDVCAQLRDQFLRYPGIAQAALAVVPADLATLRVGEGMLAILLASGAPARQAAWTSDAAFLYITGYCLEASAARRQSEDVDGRVIDRAEIEERLRMLPPDLFPHTVAHARELTSGTGHDRFTFTLTLLLQGLVPSRL
- the yicI gene encoding alpha-xylosidase — protein: MKFSDGYWRLREGVRAAYPQGVLDVETCPGTLTVHAPTHPVRHRGDLLKGPALTLTCTSPMPDVIAVRITHFAGGVERGPSFEIARQECAAEVSRDAEEARLTSGALSVRFARTGPWRMDFEAAGRTLTSSGAKDMGIMETPDGHHHLRERLALRVGTSVYGLGERFGPLVRNGQATDIWNADGGTATEQAYKNVPFFLTDAGYGVFVDHPGRVSFEVGSEAVSRIQFSARDQELTYYVIHGPTPKEILRRYTALTGRPALPPAWSFGLWLSTSFTTSYDEETVTGFVDGMAERGLPLSVFHFDCFWMREYQWCDFTWDPRVFPDPEGMLRRLRERDLRICVWINPYIGQRSPLFAEGKAAGHLLKRPDGSVWQWDLWQPGMALVDFTSPDARAWYAAKLTALLDMGVDCFKTDFGERVPLDVVYADGSDPERMHNYYTHLYNRTVHEALRERRGEREAVVFARSATAGGQRFPVHWGGDCESTYEAMAESLRGGLSLGLSGFGFWSHDIGGFEGTPDPALFKRWIAFGLLSSHSRLHGSSSYRVPWHFDEESVEVLRHFTRLKLRLMPYLYEAARQAHTEGVPVMRAMVLEFPDDPGCAGLERQYMLGGELLVAPVFDDEGEVSYYVPDGVWTHVSSGRTVHGPRWVRETHGFLSVPLLARPGAVIPFGAADDRPDADWADGITLRVYEPAAGRPVTVRVPRPDGTTAATFTVVRDGAELRAEATGTSAPWRLEVAGGPSAEAAAGTAALTLSL
- the dacB gene encoding D-alanyl-D-alanine carboxypeptidase/D-alanyl-D-alanine endopeptidase encodes the protein MSRPMKRRVSGWIWPLVIGLACTLTWSSPAGADTSRAGIGDALDTILADPLLKGGAAGVVVADADSGAALYRHRADDRLMPASNTKLFTSAAAMGLLGPDHRFGTDVLTDGSRHGRTLRGDLYLRGTGDPTMLAGDYDRLAKSVADAGFTKVTGRLIADDTRFDAQRVGRSWAADDESSYYAAQISALTLAPDTDYDAGSVIVEVAPGAAAGDRPKVTVTPPNSYVRIDNRATTGNGGLTVERGHGSNTITVSGAIPAGAATAKEWVSVWEPTGYAASVFADALDRHGVRVAGPTRVGRAAPADARTLAEHRSMPLKELLIPFMKLSNNIHAEALTKAIGYATAGRGTWDAGLSAIADWLKKQGVDTGAVRQVDGSGLSRMDNIAAGRLTELLLSVRDEPWYADWYASLPVACAPDRFVGGTLRTRMCATPAAGNARGKTGSLTGASALSGYVTDADGRELVYSVVLNNYLADSVKSLEDAIVVTLAKSGAGHAEAVRPRAVRGATADAGPTADAGLECAWAKPRRC
- a CDS encoding zinc-binding dehydrogenase; this translates as MRALLVDHSAPSGLRLGEAADPEPAPHQALVRVTATSLNYGEVAHRTEAPEGTVLGWDAAGVVERAAADGSGPAAGTPVVTLGADGGWAELRAVDTAMLGVPPTGADPGAISTIPVAGASALRALRRIGDTLGRRILVTGATGGVGRYAVQLARLGGAHVIASTGDPAAHGDGLRTLGAHQVVRDPAEIDEPLHGVVDNVGGPQLVAAYDKLAAHGTLVSVGHVTGQPETFPFGALYGNEGRHDRSIVTFYLLDGAAIGPDLGWLAERVAAGDLDPQITWRGGWDRAEEAVTALLDRRLHGKAVLDIG
- a CDS encoding DUF3592 domain-containing protein; this encodes MAVPGADLLCIAVGLLTYACAVRDVRLVRRLRREGLRTEGLVVANVVSRRDDSTIQTPVIRFHDHQGYVVEFKTAIQGVGMGLATGRRVGVVYLPGSSHKARVDMRRQLVGPALGMILMGSLFLGLGLLIAFM
- a CDS encoding FAD-dependent oxidoreductase, translated to MTPSVSIIGAGLGGLTLARILHLHHIPATVYEAEKSAGVRTQGGQLDLHEEDGQLALEMAGLTEEYRSIIHRGGGARRVVDERGRVVVDRPDDGSLARPETLRGDIRRILLEALPPGTVRWDKKLVSATPVGDGRHQVSFADGSSAVSDVLVGADGVWSRVRALLSDARPVYSGMSYVDTYLHDVDTAHPRVAGLVGNGALYALVPGRGFLAHREAGDVIHTYVVLHRPVEWFDAIDFTDAPAAKARVAAEFDGWAPELLALITDGASAPVLRSIYELPDDHRWDRVPGVTLLGDAAHATVPGGDGANLAMLDGAELGTAIAAHPDDTEQALADYESGMFPRSRKAAAAAHRTIDFVFGANAPAGVISLFSEAARSPDPAERR
- a CDS encoding S41 family peptidase, with product MSGPCLFVHPRRIRRGAALTLVFVSVLATGAAVGSWGAEPGHGKDPQPAGMPARAYVGAVESDQVKAAAAAAQEDGKSGSKAAREVVSRSGDRWGAVYSAREYEGFRQKLDGAYVGVGISAHRDAQGRIAVERVEPGSPAQKAGIRAGDRLRTVDGENVTGRPVTEVVALLRGPADGSPGTRVELGLGRGGHKWTQELRRARLTTDPVTVDRLSGYDAHRPGAVRIKVDSFTKGTGERIRRAVRATPRGDGILLDLRGNSGGLVSEAVTAASSLLDGGLVATYDVRGDQRVLDARPGGDTDSPLVVLVDGGTMSAAELLTGALQDRGRAVVVGSRTFGKGSVQMPSELPDGSVAELTVGHYRTPAGRNVDGEGIDPDLAVKGDDGPSAEARARTVLSGLGGGS